One window of Deinococcus cellulosilyticus NBRC 106333 = KACC 11606 genomic DNA carries:
- a CDS encoding CobW family GTP-binding protein translates to MSSIPVTVLCGFLGSGKTTLLNHLLSQSKDRKIAVIVNEFGEINIDASTIVHTDEKTIELSNGCICCTLRGDLLEAVDDLLKTRELDHIVIESTGIGEPLPIAQSFCLTPEELDLDPGLPNLLGKVHIDAMVTVVDAAQFFEMYHRPGTIEGDDLERGYGQLLQEQLEFANLVVLNKLDVATPEDVQKLEEFIALTNPRAKVLKSIRGVIPIEDILSVELFDFEEMSQLDSWMLELEKEHTPESETYGLGTYIYRTQAPLDLDRLYDILEQGLPRNIIRSKGWLNTGSDVATLWNHTGRFLTLEPMGEWNNPAEAFTELVFIGQDLDGAEIEDLLSSALTVLR, encoded by the coding sequence ATGTCGAGCATTCCTGTCACTGTCCTGTGTGGTTTTCTGGGAAGCGGAAAAACCACGCTCCTGAACCACCTGCTCTCCCAGAGCAAAGACCGCAAAATTGCTGTCATCGTCAATGAATTTGGCGAAATCAACATTGATGCCAGCACCATCGTCCACACCGATGAGAAGACCATCGAACTCTCCAATGGCTGCATCTGCTGCACCCTGCGAGGAGACCTTCTTGAAGCCGTAGACGATTTGCTGAAAACCCGCGAACTGGACCACATCGTCATTGAGTCCACTGGAATTGGCGAACCCCTCCCGATTGCCCAGAGTTTCTGCCTCACGCCAGAAGAACTTGATCTGGACCCTGGCCTTCCCAACCTGCTGGGCAAAGTCCACATTGACGCCATGGTCACCGTGGTCGATGCCGCCCAGTTCTTCGAGATGTACCACAGACCCGGTACCATCGAAGGAGACGATCTGGAACGGGGTTACGGGCAACTCCTGCAAGAGCAACTGGAATTCGCCAATCTGGTGGTGCTCAACAAGCTGGATGTGGCCACGCCAGAAGATGTGCAAAAGCTTGAAGAATTCATTGCCCTCACCAACCCCAGAGCAAAAGTGCTGAAAAGTATTCGTGGCGTGATTCCCATCGAGGACATTCTGAGCGTTGAACTTTTCGATTTCGAGGAAATGAGCCAGCTGGACAGCTGGATGCTGGAACTCGAAAAAGAGCACACTCCGGAAAGTGAAACCTACGGTCTGGGAACGTACATTTACCGCACCCAGGCCCCTCTGGATCTGGACCGCCTCTATGACATTCTGGAGCAAGGTCTTCCCAGAAACATCATTCGCTCCAAAGGCTGGCTGAACACCGGGTCAGACGTGGCCACCCTCTGGAACCACACAGGCCGCTTCCTGACCCTGGAACCCATGGGCGAATGGAACAACCCGGCAGAGGCCTTCACAGAACTGGTCTTCATCGGGCAGGATCTGGATGGTGCAGAGATTGAGGACCTGCTCTCCTCTGCCCTGACCGTCCTGAGGTGA
- the purU gene encoding formyltetrahydrofolate deformylase: protein MTARLLIHCPDQPGIVAAVSGFLTQQGCNIIHADQHATAKSGGEFFMRIEFERGRASGEILRGAFQAIGDQFSMDWSMSFDEVKRMAILVSKYDHCLLDLLWRQRRGELEVEIPLIISNHPDLQKDAEFFGVPFYHLPVTKGNKQEQEQRIHDLMVEHRVDFAVLARYMQILSPELVGKWPNKIINIHHSFLPAFIGARPYHSAFQRGVKIIGATAHYVTNDLDEGPIIEQDVVRVSHRQTIEELVRLGGDIERQVLARAVRWHVEERILVYENKTVVFY from the coding sequence ATGACGGCCCGATTACTGATTCACTGTCCTGACCAGCCTGGAATTGTGGCTGCGGTTTCAGGCTTTCTCACCCAGCAAGGGTGCAACATCATCCACGCCGATCAGCATGCCACGGCCAAGAGCGGTGGAGAATTCTTCATGCGCATTGAGTTTGAGCGGGGCAGGGCCTCTGGTGAAATCCTGAGGGGGGCATTTCAGGCCATTGGAGACCAGTTCAGCATGGACTGGAGCATGAGTTTCGATGAAGTGAAACGCATGGCCATTCTGGTGTCCAAATACGACCACTGTCTGCTGGACCTGCTCTGGCGTCAACGCAGGGGAGAACTGGAGGTCGAGATTCCCCTGATCATCTCCAACCACCCTGACCTGCAGAAAGACGCAGAGTTCTTTGGGGTGCCTTTCTACCACCTGCCTGTCACGAAAGGCAACAAGCAGGAACAGGAACAGCGCATTCATGACCTGATGGTGGAACACAGGGTCGATTTTGCTGTGCTGGCCCGCTACATGCAGATTCTGTCTCCAGAACTGGTGGGCAAATGGCCCAACAAGATCATCAACATCCACCACAGCTTTTTGCCTGCATTTATTGGTGCCAGGCCCTACCACAGTGCTTTCCAGCGCGGGGTGAAAATCATTGGTGCGACGGCCCACTACGTCACCAATGATCTGGATGAAGGTCCCATCATTGAGCAGGATGTGGTGCGGGTCTCCCACCGCCAGACCATTGAGGAACTGGTGCGTCTGGGTGGCGACATCGAGCGCCAGGTGCTGGCCCGTGCGGTGCGCTGGCATGTGGAAGAGCGCATTCTGGTGTACGAGAACAAAACCGTTGTCTTTTATTGA